Sequence from the Chitinophagales bacterium genome:
GCCATTGCTATTCTAGCAGTCATTTTGTTTTATTTAAAAGGTAATCCAAAATATTTCTGATATACAACTTTTGTAAATATACCTAATTTGCAAGCAATCCAAATCGGATATTTGAATAGTTTCATTATTGAATAACTATTAGGATAATCCCAAAAGTTTTGTGGTGGAAGTTGCATGTATTGTTCAAATTCAGTTCGAGTTATTCCTAATCTTTTTATACAAAGGTCGATTACTTTATCATCTTCCATAATATATTTTTCTTGAACAGCTTTTAATGCATAATCTCTATCCATTTGTCCGCTTCTAATTAATGCAGAATAGGCTATTAATCTAAAATCTATATTGAATTTCTTTCGATGGACCATCGTTATTAAACTCCAATATAAATCATCAAAATAATGTGCTCCTGGATATACCCAGTCTAATTCCTCTGAAATGATTTTTTCAGCAGTTTTTCTATCGTAAGGATAATAATAAAATGGAGCGAAAGTTTTAATTCGATGAATAATAGAATAATAAAACATTTCTTTAATTCCAAGATTATAACCAGCATTATGAGGCTCCCATTTTTTTAAAGGATATGTGCCAAATTTTTTATGAATGGCCCTTAAATGATCTCCATCAAAATATGCCCAAGCAATTGGGCGTATTCCTTCAGTTCTGAAGCTTTGCCCATATAAAATTGTTTTTATATTTTCTTTATATGCAACACTAAATAGAGCAGCACCAATACCAACATCTGTTCCATTGTTTAATAGGGGAGTAGATGCTTTTAAATCTACTATTTTTAGGTCTTTACATTCTCTAAAATCTGAGGTAATTGTTCGTAGTTCTACACCCAGCTTTCTTGTAGCATTTAGCATATTTTCTCCAGCAGTTGGATTGTCAAAACCATCATTAAAATGTACAGCTAAAGGTCGAAGCCCATATTCTTTTACAGCAATGTATAATAAATAAATACTATCTCTACCGCCACTTATCCCAATAACACAATCGTACTTTTTATTTTTCCCTTCTTGTTTTATTTTTTCAATTTTGGTATGTAATAGATTCAAACTAGTTTCATTTTCTGGATAAATTTTACAAAGTTTATCATGAAATTCGCAAAGAGAACAAGTGCCATTTTTGTTAAAGGAAATTCCTGGAATAGTTGCATCTGCAATACATTTATTGCACCGTTGGTATTTAATATCTCTTTGAAATCCGCTTACAATTACCATATTATTTTAAGT
This genomic interval carries:
- a CDS encoding N-acetyl sugar amidotransferase, translated to MVIVSGFQRDIKYQRCNKCIADATIPGISFNKNGTCSLCEFHDKLCKIYPENETSLNLLHTKIEKIKQEGKNKKYDCVIGISGGRDSIYLLYIAVKEYGLRPLAVHFNDGFDNPTAGENMLNATRKLGVELRTITSDFRECKDLKIVDLKASTPLLNNGTDVGIGAALFSVAYKENIKTILYGQSFRTEGIRPIAWAYFDGDHLRAIHKKFGTYPLKKWEPHNAGYNLGIKEMFYYSIIHRIKTFAPFYYYPYDRKTAEKIISEELDWVYPGAHYFDDLYWSLITMVHRKKFNIDFRLIAYSALIRSGQMDRDYALKAVQEKYIMEDDKVIDLCIKRLGITRTEFEQYMQLPPQNFWDYPNSYSIMKLFKYPIWIACKLGIFTKVVYQKYFGLPFK